Genomic segment of Terriglobales bacterium:
AAGTGACGAAAACCGCGTGTCTACAGTTTCAAAAATGAAAATTCCCTCGCCGGTTCTGGAAAGGGAATGGGAAGCTCCTCATTTGGGAATTTCCACGCTGCATCTCCGAGGTGTGTGACGCACCTCACAGCCGCCCAAATCGTCGGAAACCATAATCGCAACCGGAAAATCGACACGGCCCGCACAGCCAATCAAGTTTGTCCTGTACAACCGACCGCTGCTGATACTGACCGTGAGGCTCTTTGTTATGGGCATCCATTCACCGGCACAAGCGACCTACTGGTTCGTCAACGGACAGACGCTGTACCTCGTTCTTCATCTCCTGGGTCTATTATGTTTTGCCTACATCGTCGCCAGACGCTTGCGACCGCTGCTGCAAGCCGAACGCGACCTTCGTTTCGATCACCCGCTGCTGCGTCTCGGTAAAGTGCTGCGGTTCTGGTTGGGACAGTGGAGGCAACCTCGCTTCCCTGCTGCTGGAATACTGCACATCATCGTTTTTGCCGGTTTCATTATTCTGGCAGCGCGAGCGTTTACGCTGCTGGCTCTCGGCGTCGACGACAACTTCGTCATGCCCGGTCTTTCCGGCAGGACGGGCCACCTCTACGACATCGTCCGGGACTACGCGACGACGATCGTGTTCCTGTGCATGGTCGTGCTTATCATCCGTCGCGCGGTGTTCAAGCCGGCGCGATACTCGGTGCCGGCAAAGCACGGCACGGGGCACACCGGCGATGCCATCTTCCTGTTAGCTCTGATCGCTGTCTTGATGCTGGCCGACAGTGTCTTCGACGCGGCCAAGGTTGCCGCCCAGGTGCAGCAGGGGCAGGCGATCGAGTTCTTGTCGCCATTCTCCATGCCATGGCTGTTGATGAATGCCTTCGTGGTTGCTTCGCTTCCCCTGCTGCAAGGCCTGCACCTCGGCTCCTACTTCCTGCACGAGCTGACGTTCTTCTTCCTGCTCTGCTACCGGCCTTTCGGGATCCAGTTCCACGTGGAAACATCTCTGTTCACCATCTTTTTCTCGAAGTTGGACCGGGAGATTCTCAAACCAGTTCGTTGGGGCGTGAGCGAAGGACAACTGGACCAGGTGAAATCGTTCGGAGTGAAGAAGTTCACCGACTTTACCTGGAAGCATATGCTGGATTTCTATTCCTGCGCCGATTGCGGCCGCTGCGCCGACCAGTGCCCGTCGAACACCGTGGGCCGTCCGCTATCGCCGCGATTTCTGACCATCAAGGCGCGCGACTACAGCTTCCGCCACTATCCGATGTTCGGCGCGTCAACCAATGGCACACCCCTGGTCGGAAGCATTTACTCGGAAGACGAGATCTGGTCGTGCACGACTTGCGGCGCTTGTGAACAGGAGTGCCCGCTGCTGGTCGAGTACGTCGACAAGATCGTGGATTTGCGCCGCGGACTGGTGGATGAAGGAAACGTGCCACAGTCGATCCAGAAAGCGCTGAAGGCGCTCGAAAGCCGCGGCAATCCCTACGGCAAGCCGGCGAAGAAGAAAGCCGATTGGTCGAATGACAAAGATTTCCGTCAAGGCTGCCAGGTGCCGGTGCTGGACGGTGACGGCGGCGCGGAGACGCTGTATTTCGTGGACAGCATCTCGTCCTATGACGACCGGATGCAGGCAATCGCGCGTTCCACGGCGAGAATTCTGGAACAAACAGGAAAGAAATTCGGCATTCTCGGCGCGGCAGAGAAAGACAGCGGGCACGAGGTGCGACGCTTCGGCGAAGAGATGCTGTTCATGGCGTTGCGCGATCACAACACGGAAGCCATTCGGGCCTCCGGCGCGCGACGCATCGTTACCGCCGACCCGCACGCCTACAACGCGCTGAAACACGACTACCGAGATG
This window contains:
- a CDS encoding (Fe-S)-binding protein, with the protein product MRLFVMGIHSPAQATYWFVNGQTLYLVLHLLGLLCFAYIVARRLRPLLQAERDLRFDHPLLRLGKVLRFWLGQWRQPRFPAAGILHIIVFAGFIILAARAFTLLALGVDDNFVMPGLSGRTGHLYDIVRDYATTIVFLCMVVLIIRRAVFKPARYSVPAKHGTGHTGDAIFLLALIAVLMLADSVFDAAKVAAQVQQGQAIEFLSPFSMPWLLMNAFVVASLPLLQGLHLGSYFLHELTFFFLLCYRPFGIQFHVETSLFTIFFSKLDREILKPVRWGVSEGQLDQVKSFGVKKFTDFTWKHMLDFYSCADCGRCADQCPSNTVGRPLSPRFLTIKARDYSFRHYPMFGASTNGTPLVGSIYSEDEIWSCTTCGACEQECPLLVEYVDKIVDLRRGLVDEGNVPQSIQKALKALESRGNPYGKPAKKKADWSNDKDFRQGCQVPVLDGDGGAETLYFVDSISSYDDRMQAIARSTARILEQTGKKFGILGAAEKDSGHEVRRFGEEMLFMALRDHNTEAIRASGARRIVTADPHAYNALKHDYRDVPPVEHITETVAWGVETGKIKFQPVADGEKVYAYHDPCYLGRHNQIYDAPRAVLDAIPGLKRVEMKRSRDRSFCCGGGGLMLFYEPKEEQRMGVLRVRMAAEAGASVIVTACPFCLANIEDAIKVAGMESTLTAIDFTELVDRQMQRSSTPDSSKNQEQEAPVMA